In the genome of Bradyrhizobium arachidis, one region contains:
- a CDS encoding sensor histidine kinase, which translates to MSKHHDPYCLRSRLSWRLLSLQAALLLALVAVVVGALCASGFVLAGRDEDRVIDVVQRALTRDAQGALALRPTAELTQLRGETPDLWFLVRDRQGRVLSEGAVPAEFAAIGAGLDQISQARLGWQMFEDDPRKPAARLKRVDTDAGNVQIITATQGRLTGAKALLTTSLAFLGIALPGLLLMGTATFIATPMIVQRAFRGLDTTADEARRIDIHQRGARLSVERIPLEVVPLVTAVNDALARLDQGYARHKRFVADAAHELRTPIAILNTRLESLAPGPDKTRLLEDAARLATLAEQLLDIQRLDRCGHPFTRVNLAAVAQSVAADLAPLAIAAGYELALDAPPAPIETIGDAAALERALTNLVQNAIQHGPRRGIIGIRVSSPGSIEVTDEGAGIPADQREQIFEPFYRLAPLDRGAGLGLNMVREIVQLHGGHVSVTDGPDGGACFRMTLPPARQS; encoded by the coding sequence ATGAGCAAACACCACGATCCCTATTGCCTGCGCTCACGGCTGAGCTGGCGCCTGCTATCGCTCCAGGCCGCACTGCTCCTTGCACTGGTTGCGGTCGTGGTCGGAGCGTTGTGCGCATCGGGCTTCGTGCTCGCCGGGCGCGACGAGGACCGTGTCATCGATGTCGTCCAGCGCGCGCTCACGCGCGATGCGCAAGGCGCGCTGGCCCTGCGGCCGACGGCCGAGCTGACGCAGTTGCGCGGCGAGACGCCCGATCTCTGGTTCCTGGTCCGCGACCGGCAGGGTCGCGTCCTCAGCGAAGGCGCCGTGCCGGCCGAATTCGCCGCGATCGGCGCCGGCCTCGACCAGATCAGCCAGGCCCGGCTCGGCTGGCAGATGTTCGAGGACGATCCGCGCAAGCCGGCGGCGCGGCTGAAGCGGGTCGACACCGATGCCGGCAATGTGCAAATCATCACGGCGACGCAGGGACGACTGACGGGCGCCAAGGCGCTGTTGACGACGTCGCTTGCGTTCCTCGGCATCGCCCTGCCCGGCCTGCTGCTGATGGGGACGGCGACATTCATCGCGACGCCGATGATCGTGCAGCGCGCGTTCAGGGGGCTCGATACCACGGCGGACGAGGCGCGGCGCATCGACATCCATCAGCGCGGCGCGCGGCTCTCGGTGGAGCGGATTCCGCTGGAAGTCGTGCCGCTCGTGACTGCGGTCAATGATGCGCTGGCACGGCTCGACCAGGGCTATGCGCGCCACAAGCGCTTCGTCGCCGACGCAGCCCACGAGCTGCGCACGCCGATCGCGATCCTGAACACGCGCCTGGAGTCGCTTGCGCCGGGGCCGGACAAGACCCGCCTGCTCGAGGATGCCGCGCGGCTCGCAACCCTTGCCGAGCAATTGCTCGACATCCAGCGGCTCGACCGCTGCGGCCATCCCTTCACGCGCGTCAATCTCGCAGCCGTCGCGCAAAGCGTAGCCGCCGACCTCGCGCCACTGGCGATCGCCGCAGGCTACGAGCTGGCGCTCGATGCCCCACCGGCACCGATCGAGACGATCGGCGATGCGGCGGCGCTTGAGCGCGCGCTGACCAACCTCGTGCAGAATGCGATCCAGCATGGCCCTCGCCGCGGCATTATCGGAATTCGCGTCAGCAGCCCTGGGAGCATCGAGGTCACCGATGAAGGCGCCGGCATTCCCGCCGATCAGCGCGAGCAGATCTTCGAGCCGTTCTACCGGCTGGCGCCGCTCGATCGCGGTGCCGGACTCGGCCTCAACATGGTGCGCGAAATCGTGCAGCTGCATGGCGGCCACGTCTCGGTGACGGACGGACCGGATGGTGGCGCCTGTTTCAGGATGACGCTGCCGCCGGCGCGACAGAGCTGA